A window of the Pontibacillus yanchengensis genome harbors these coding sequences:
- a CDS encoding vitamin B12-dependent ribonucleotide reductase, producing MQAVKDSLKHINIDQLNKDIGMFPQVHPVTDDMHITHSGVSRLVMLDRYAFKDTEKITLASGDFVVLTIKEDPKFPARGLGYIQSIDWETSKAQVKVESEFVHVLDNPEEAETGIISRSLDVIDKPLEIFYEQVARRNATGLAEVEVDETKKQEWYKHFYEELSNLNFIPAGRVLYGAGADTDVTYFNCYVMPFIQDSREGISDHRKQVMEIMSRGGGVGTNGSTLRPRNALAKGVNGKSSGSVSWLDDIAKLTHLVEQGGSRRGAQMIMQADWHPDIIEFIISKMQNPRILRFLIETTEDEGIKRQAQSKLKFTPLTETERDMYQGIVNYKAIEGQGGFTNKVIAEAEEKLRLGGNYDVHNSEFLTGANISICLTNDFMEAVEQDGYYDLRFPDVESYNPEGMKAYNEKWQEVGDVREWEAMGYKVKTHRRMKAKELWNLINICATYSAEPGIFFIDNANEKTNATSYGQKVVATNPCGEQPLAPYSVCNLAAVNLASFANKETKEVDYEKLKQTVQTGVRMQDNVIDATPYFLEENKKQALGERRVGLGVMGLHDLLIYTETAYGSKEGNEVVDQIFETIATTAYRTSIELSKEKGSFPFLVGKTEEETKQIREQFINTGYMKEMPEDIRQGILDHGIRNSHLLTVAPTGSTGTMVGVSTGLEPYFSFSYYRSGRLGKFIEVKANIVQEYLDEHPEQNPNHLPEWFVTAMSLSPEAHADTQCVIQRWVDSSISKTVNAPKGYSVEQVEQVYQRLYRGGAKGGTVYVDGSRDAQVLTLKAEDNQVEEQQELFENEQPKVVLMDTVHELDKTDVTIGSEVGNTCPVCREGKIQDVGGCNTCMNCGAQLKCGL from the coding sequence ATGCAGGCGGTGAAAGATTCACTAAAACATATCAACATAGATCAACTTAATAAAGATATAGGGATGTTTCCTCAAGTTCATCCAGTTACAGATGATATGCATATAACACATTCAGGTGTATCAAGACTTGTAATGCTGGATCGTTACGCATTTAAGGATACGGAGAAAATAACACTAGCATCCGGAGATTTTGTTGTCCTTACCATTAAGGAAGATCCTAAATTCCCCGCTAGAGGATTGGGGTACATACAATCCATAGATTGGGAAACATCAAAAGCTCAAGTTAAAGTTGAATCAGAATTTGTTCATGTATTGGATAATCCAGAAGAAGCGGAAACAGGCATTATATCTCGTTCACTAGATGTAATAGACAAACCGCTTGAGATTTTTTATGAGCAAGTGGCACGAAGGAATGCCACAGGCTTGGCAGAAGTAGAAGTGGATGAAACCAAAAAGCAAGAATGGTATAAGCACTTTTATGAAGAACTTTCAAATCTAAACTTTATTCCTGCTGGGCGTGTATTATATGGAGCAGGTGCTGATACAGATGTTACGTACTTCAACTGTTATGTTATGCCATTCATTCAAGACTCTCGAGAGGGTATATCAGACCATCGTAAACAAGTGATGGAAATCATGTCACGTGGAGGAGGAGTTGGAACAAATGGTTCGACACTACGTCCAAGAAATGCATTGGCAAAAGGTGTAAACGGTAAATCATCTGGTTCTGTTTCCTGGCTTGATGATATCGCTAAGCTAACCCATCTTGTGGAACAAGGTGGATCAAGACGTGGAGCGCAAATGATCATGCAAGCAGATTGGCATCCTGATATTATTGAATTCATTATTTCAAAAATGCAGAATCCACGTATATTACGGTTCTTAATTGAGACCACTGAAGACGAGGGGATTAAGCGTCAAGCCCAATCAAAGTTAAAATTCACACCTCTCACAGAAACAGAGCGAGACATGTATCAAGGAATTGTTAATTATAAAGCGATTGAAGGTCAAGGTGGCTTTACAAATAAAGTGATAGCAGAAGCAGAAGAAAAGCTTCGATTAGGTGGTAACTATGACGTTCATAATTCTGAGTTTCTAACAGGAGCCAACATATCGATATGTTTAACAAATGATTTCATGGAAGCTGTTGAACAGGATGGTTACTATGATCTTCGCTTTCCTGATGTGGAAAGTTACAACCCTGAGGGAATGAAGGCTTACAATGAGAAATGGCAAGAAGTTGGAGACGTACGTGAATGGGAAGCAATGGGATATAAAGTGAAAACACACCGTCGCATGAAAGCGAAGGAGCTTTGGAACTTAATTAATATCTGTGCCACTTATTCAGCTGAACCAGGAATTTTCTTTATTGATAACGCAAATGAAAAAACCAATGCTACAAGTTATGGTCAAAAAGTAGTCGCAACGAATCCTTGTGGGGAACAACCATTAGCTCCATACTCTGTATGTAACTTGGCTGCTGTAAATCTTGCTTCCTTCGCCAATAAAGAAACGAAGGAAGTAGACTATGAAAAGTTGAAACAAACGGTTCAAACAGGCGTACGAATGCAAGATAACGTTATTGATGCAACACCATACTTTCTTGAGGAAAATAAAAAGCAGGCCCTTGGAGAGCGCCGAGTAGGCCTAGGGGTTATGGGACTTCATGACTTGTTAATTTATACAGAAACTGCGTATGGTTCAAAAGAAGGTAATGAAGTTGTCGATCAAATATTTGAAACGATTGCAACTACAGCGTATAGAACTTCTATAGAGTTGTCTAAAGAGAAGGGCAGTTTTCCATTCCTAGTTGGGAAGACAGAAGAGGAGACGAAACAAATTCGTGAGCAATTTATTAATACTGGTTACATGAAGGAAATGCCAGAGGATATACGTCAAGGTATTTTAGACCACGGCATTCGTAACTCACACTTATTAACTGTAGCTCCAACAGGATCTACTGGCACAATGGTAGGAGTCTCAACTGGCCTTGAGCCATATTTCTCTTTCTCTTACTACAGAAGTGGACGCTTGGGTAAATTTATCGAAGTAAAAGCAAATATTGTTCAAGAATACTTGGATGAGCACCCTGAACAGAATCCAAATCATTTACCTGAATGGTTCGTTACAGCGATGAGTCTTTCTCCAGAAGCTCATGCAGATACACAATGTGTTATTCAGCGCTGGGTGGACAGTTCAATATCCAAAACAGTTAATGCTCCTAAAGGCTATAGCGTTGAACAAGTGGAGCAAGTATATCAACGTTTATATCGAGGTGGAGCAAAAGGCGGAACCGTCTATGTCGATGGTAGTCGTGATGCTCAAGTACTCACGCTTAAGGCAGAAGACAATCAAGTAGAAGAACAACAGGAGCTATTTGAAAACGAGCAACCTAAAGTCGTTCTTATGGATACCGTGCATGAATTGGATAAAACGGACGTAACCATCGGATCAGAAGTGGGGAATACATGTCCAGTATGTCGAGAAGGGAAAATTCAAGATGTAGGTGGATGCAATACATGTATGAATTGTGGAGCCCAACTAAAATGTGGGTTATAA
- the splB gene encoding spore photoproduct lyase: MKPFTPNLVYIEPRAMEYPLAQELYQKFKDQGIEIRETTSHNQVRGIPGDNELRQYANAKNTFVIGVRKTLKFDTSKPSAEYAIPLATGCMGHCHYCYLQTTLGKKPYIRTYVNLDDIFNQALEYIEERDEPTRFEAACTSDIVGIDHLTHSLKKTIEFMGEQEKGRLRFVTKYHHVDHLLDAKHNGHTRFRFSINADYVIKNFEPGTSSLDKRLEAARKVADAGYPLGFIVAPIYLYGDDWKQGYHQLFENLYNQLKGSSVNEEDLTFELIQHRFTKPAKRVIQQRYPKSKLEMDEDERKYKWGRYGIGKYVYPNEQQEDIQNTMKAFMNEFFPKSKLSYFT; encoded by the coding sequence ATGAAGCCATTCACACCTAATTTGGTGTATATTGAACCAAGAGCTATGGAATACCCTCTTGCACAGGAGCTTTATCAAAAGTTTAAAGATCAAGGGATTGAAATTAGAGAAACGACTTCACATAATCAGGTACGAGGAATACCGGGGGATAACGAACTCCGACAATACGCTAATGCAAAAAACACCTTTGTAATTGGTGTACGGAAAACGTTAAAGTTTGATACATCAAAACCATCAGCAGAGTATGCAATCCCACTAGCAACAGGATGCATGGGGCACTGTCATTATTGTTACCTTCAAACAACATTAGGAAAAAAACCTTATATTCGAACATATGTGAATTTAGATGATATTTTTAATCAGGCACTAGAGTATATTGAAGAACGCGATGAACCCACTCGTTTTGAAGCAGCATGTACTTCAGATATTGTAGGAATTGATCATCTCACACATTCATTAAAGAAGACAATTGAATTCATGGGTGAGCAAGAGAAAGGTCGATTACGGTTTGTGACAAAGTATCATCATGTGGATCACCTTTTAGATGCAAAGCACAATGGACATACTCGCTTTCGATTTAGCATTAATGCAGATTATGTAATTAAAAATTTTGAACCAGGGACTTCTTCATTAGATAAACGGTTAGAAGCAGCTAGAAAGGTTGCTGATGCCGGGTATCCGTTAGGGTTTATTGTAGCTCCCATTTATTTATACGGCGATGACTGGAAACAAGGATATCATCAGTTGTTTGAAAATCTCTACAACCAGTTAAAAGGAAGTTCGGTAAATGAAGAAGATCTTACCTTTGAATTAATACAACATAGATTTACTAAGCCAGCTAAACGAGTCATTCAACAACGCTATCCAAAGTCCAAACTAGAGATGGATGAGGATGAACGGAAATACAAGTGGGGGCGATATGGTATTGGGAAATATGT